A stretch of the Opisthocomus hoazin isolate bOpiHoa1 chromosome 2, bOpiHoa1.hap1, whole genome shotgun sequence genome encodes the following:
- the LOC104333601 gene encoding cullin-9 isoform X3, with protein sequence MVDERRDGSLLVHLGPNLQAHPEEVLRQRRGHDGQLEYLIQWCVVSLEERAVGGSGACSAETKPENISMWMSAEEVCASCPALLGKRELAGPRVKEEKAASALGADVPLDEASLLEMKADVRSLVRRAGRQMAKSGAPKSAVLNTIHVLSAYASIGSLAGAFKETGALDLLMEMLCHKEQQIRRSAGKMLRALASHDAGSRAYVLLSLSQQDGIEQHMDFDGRYTLLELFAEMMSSEEQCVSFEGIHLPQIPGKLLFVLVKRYLCVTSLMDTLSSGAEEGGERQDCAVASLVAEERSRVKQEFEFSMAMANLILELVHVMGWDHSHEAELVPQQDLRPRTTHSIFQPKTPACTAAQMPVLTSNRGRRKKQGRAFLTRSDFSDRSGYVEYLQANLVRGTRVRLLEDSGDVRAGEEGEFLQSTNSMHTAQVLWQSTGRTYWMCWHMLEIIGFGDQWEEPAAQEKEYSPIESFKLDTVAQPFFWKLFGGLYSLPYLGEQPAEAAEALSRAEWWELLFFVKKLEAEEQKEIACLIQQDQGEQLSEVDEEALIQLSVPAELARKVLWVLEERCQGSTRRDLHGSHVYAKYFLERGTEQGGGGSTGVSPEGASCRSAGPEGPTAKEDLSAAPAAAAKSDSELFSELLASEGLFFPEVTEEQAKVLGSSEGLSERGSLARIGAVVDVIQSSSSEVGLRLAGLKHIVKILEEEPEAEHQVGKAWGGLEARTVGEKLVKVTVELLSAEVAEKAVVVVTLRLVAVLMAKHDWRVPFATEGGVRAVLACLQQHAASALVQQAGLAALKVLVGAVADEPGGAGEKPLPLSHADAQMMREIFASIGSASSEGSASLLSAIPAAMSTMQSVPGGSSGVQNGLLVVNTLMESHRGLAEQLASCGLAAVLQSCWWDGQSSGCPHATLALRAINCLAEQRLPLGPQTAGREAPLDPRDVRALLGGLGDGVLSKDVVVALERQLCGEGPVPSGEVAQLLRDRGCFRLLLRSFELLEAEKGTSLSILRILSKFLDGDEEDALPWHECVEPCLSSLSAQSSDREVVQEVVGFLHRLATASKDCAVAMCRLGAREALSKALDKHSMAQPLGPALLDLLTGCEECAGLYKKLTSSILAGCIQLVLGQIEEHRRSQQPISIPFFDVFLRNLCRGSSVKMKEDKCWEKVQVSSNPHRASKLTDRNPKTYWESNGSSGSHFITVHMQRGVVVREMSMLVASEDSSYMPSRVVVLGGESPAAVGTELNAVTVLPSDSRVILLENMTRFWPIIQIRVKRCQQGGIDTRVRGIEVLGPKPTFWPIFKEQLCQRTFLSCTARARAWCQEICQDRGRLLQLFGRLNRALQHEQGFADRFLPDDEAARALGRTCWEALVTPLVQSITSPDPRGVSPLAWLLGEYLESVEPPRCGVGCGAVFGSRVRRLTQLLVHVDPGGPEAAEARADGGKEGKQKEVPARAARAVAEKRSSLQGIAQCWRGVVQQQVQRFLEAAGQAPDLVERYCGLYQRLRGATEELFGQQAAFLLALGQGFAGALLQLSFLAALHVSERFARYLDGQIQELHGAGGSAGPPRRLQQMLEPFVVLSGLELAHSFEHFYRQYLGARLLVRGPSWLEGAVVEQIGLCFPRRFPQEMLSDMAESEELQRQFGLFQLQERDRRLLEPGSGPGEAPVPAPVANVPAVEVLALSPRCWPVSPCCYMDEPGRFFPAALSSPLDEFAEFCRRGQGRLGWECTKPRRLQWTWLGRAELRFGDCVLHVSTLQMYVLLCFNSAQEVAVEALLRATGLPAELVHHALTPLIHGDGVLVRSCALGAPGVLRLNQAALARASGRHLRLLPRQSYLRAERAEVSALERKRNVLCCLITRILKVEKQLHIDNLVFRVIDACQKGELGPGLQFLRFCCHSVDVLSCILRLLNQGYLRRQEERPHVLEYVFAESTTPLGGQAQMVFQSRLPEASPDEDSVDCPYWLNPGVGRSEDFLMAMLQVPMGHTLSPEEAKLLMNQTVQQVQDTLSIPDDVARHLLMHCRWNVDFLIQCYVENHETLLISSGLQVQDAQPPPSPGTHCPVCVNQLCPTEKPPTLCCMHYCCKLCWREYLTTRIEQNMVVNCTCPISECRAQPTTAFIRSIVSSEEIIAKYEKALLRGYVECCSNLTWCTNPQGCDQILLKDGLGYGVACSKCSWISCFNCNFPEAHYPASCSHMSQWVDDDGYYEGMTSEAQSKHLAKLISKHCPSCQAQIEKNEGCLHMTCAKCNHGFCWRCLKPWRPTHKDYYNCSAMVSKAAWQEKRFQDYNERCTFHHRAREFAVSLRNRVSSIREMPKIRTLTFVLDACKVLEQARKVLAYSCVYSYYNQDTESMDIVEQQTESLELHTNALQILLAGLPRWAPDFGRSWSEKGETLKCAYLSPCLYRAKTYHLV encoded by the exons ATGGTGGACGAGAGGCGTGATGGCAGCCTGCTTGTGCACCTGGGACCCAACCTGCAGGCCCACCCGGAGGAGGTGctccggcagcggcggggccacGACGGCCAGCTGGAGTATCTGATCCAGTGGTGTGTTGTCAGCCTGGAAGAGAGAGCGGTGGGCGGCAGCGGTGCCTGCTCTGCAGAGACCAAGCCGGAGAACATCTCGATGTGGATGTCTGCTGAAGAAGTCTGCGCCAGCTGCCCAGCGCTGCTGGGCaagagggagctggcagggccaCGGGTGAAAGAGGAGAAGGCAGCCAGTGCATTGGGTGCAGATGTGCCGCTGGATGAAGCCTCGCTGCTGGAGATGAAGGCTGATGTCAGGAGCCTGGTGCGGCGAGCTGGGCGGCAGATGGCCAAGAGTGGGGCCCCCAAGTCTGCTGTCCTCAACACCATCCACGTGCTGAGCGCATATGCCAGCATCGGCTCGCTGGCAGGTGCCTTCAAGGAGACGGGAGCCCTCGACTTGCTGATGGAGATGCTGTGCCACAAGGAGCAGCAAATCCGCCGCAGTGCCGGCAAGATGCTGAGGGCCCTGGCTTCGCATGACGCAG GCAGCCGGGCCTATGTCCTGCTGTCCCTGAGCCAGCAGGATGGCATTGAGCAGCACATGGACTTTGATGGTCGCTACACCTTGCTGGAGCTGTTTGCTGAGATGATGTCTTCTGAAGAGCAGTGTGTGTCCTTCGAGGGCATTCACCTTCCCCAG ATCCCCGGGAAGCTGCTGTTTGTCCTGGTGAAGCGCTACCTGTGTGTCACTTCTCTCATGGACACGCTGAGCAGTGGCGCGGAGGAAGGAGGGGAGCGGCAGGACTGCGCTGTGGCCAGCCTGGTCGCTGAGGAGAGGAGCCGTGTGAAGCAGGAGTTTGAGTTCAGCATGGCCATGGCCAACCTCATCTTGGAGCTGGTGCACGTGATGGGCTGGGACCACAGCCACGAGGCAGAGCTGGTGCCCCAGCAGGACCTGCGGCCTCGCACCACCCACTCCATCTTCCAGCCCAAAACCCCAGCCTGCACCGCTGCCCAAATGCCTGTGCTCACTTCAAATCGTGGTCGTCGCAAAAAGCAGGGTCGTGCCTTCCTGACCCGGTCAGACTTCTCAGACCGCAGTGGCTATGTGGAGTACTTACAGGCAAACCTGGTGCGCGGCACGCGGGTGCGCTTGCTGGAGGACTCTGGTGATGTTAGAGCTGGGGAGGAAGGCGAGTTTCTTCAGAGCACTAACAGCATGCACACAGCGCAG GTTTTGTGGCAGTCAACAGGACGAACCTACTGGATGTGTTGGCACATGTTGGAGATTATTGGCTTTGGAGACCAGTGGGAAGAACCTGctgctcaggagaaagaataTAGTCCAATAGAGAGCTTTAAGCTAGACACAG TGGCGCAGCCGTTTTTCTGGAAGCTCTTTGGGGGTCTGTACTCCCTGCCTTACCTGGGGGAGCAGCCGGCCGAGGCTGCAGAGGCCCTGAGCCGTGCCGAGTGGTGGGAGCTGCTGTTCTTTGTGAAGAagctggaggcagaggagcagaaagAGATCGCCTGTCTCATCCAGCAGGACCAGGGAGAGCAG CTGTCGGAGGTGGATGAAGAAGCCCTGATCCAGCTGTCGGTACCTGCGGAGCTGGCCCGGAAGGTGCTGTGGGTCTTGGAGGAGCGGTGCCAGGGCAGCACTCGGCGTGACCTGCACGGCTCCCACGTCTACGCAAAATACTTCCTCGAGAGGGGGACCGAGCAGGGTGGCGGAGGGAGCACTGGGGTGTCCCCGGAGGGTGCCAGCTGCAGGAGTGCTGGCCCTGAAGGCCCGACGGCGAAGGAAGACCTTTCGGCAGCCCCCGCTGCAGCGGCGAAGTCGGATTCCGAGCTGTTCAGCGAGCTCCTTGCGAGCGAAGGGCTGTTCTTCCCAGAGGTGACAGAGGAGCAGGCCAAAG TGCTGGGCAGCTCCGAGGGGCTGAGCGAGAGGGGCTCGCTGGCCAGGATTGGAGCCGTGGTGGACGTGATccagagcagcagctcagaggtggggCTGCGCTTAGCCGGGCTGAAGCACATCGTGAAGATCCTGGAGGAGGAGCCTGAGGCCGAGCATCAAGTCGGGAAAGCCTGGGGCGGGCTGGAGGCGAGGACAGTTGG GGAGAAGCTGGTGAAGGTGACAGTGGAGCTGCTGAGCGCTGAGGTGGCCGAGAAGGCCGTGGTGGTGGTGACGCTGCGGCTGGTGGCCGTGCTGATGGCGAAGCACGACTGGCGCGTGCCATTTGCCACGGAGGGCGGCGTGCGGGCGGTGCtggcctgcctgcagcagcacgCTGCCTCCGCCCTGGTGCAGCAGGCTGGCCTGGCG GCCCTGAAGgtgctggtgggagctgtggccgaCGAGCCCGGAGGTGCCGGTGAGAAGCCCTTGCCCCTGAGCCATGCCGACGCGCAGATGATGCGGGAGATCTTTGCCAGCATTGGCTCTGCCTCCAGCGAGGGCTCGGCAAGCCTGCTGAGTGCCATCCCCGCTGCCATGAGCACCATGCAGAGCGTCCCAGG GGGCTCGTCGGGCGTGCAGAACGGCTTGCTGGTGGTGAACACGCTGATGGAGAGCCACCGGGGCCTGGCGGAGCAGCTGGCGAGCTGCGGTCTCGCCgcggtgctgcagagctgctggtgggacgggcAGAGCAGCGGCTGCCCTCACGCGACGCTGGCCCTCCGCGCCATCAACTGCCTCGCGGAGCAGCGGCTGCCCCTGGGCCCGCAGACGGCAG GCAGAGAGGCCCCGCTGGACCCGAGGGACGTGCGGGCGCTGCTGGGCGGCCTCGGGGACGGCGTCTTGTCCAAGGACGTGGTGGTGGCCCTGGAGCGGCAGCTCTGCGGCGAAGGCCCTGTCCCCTCTGGCGAGGTGGCCCAGCTGCTGCGGGACCGCGGGtgcttcaggctgctgctgcgcAGCTTTGAGCTGCTGGAGGCGGAGAAGGGCACGAGCCTGAGCATCCTCAG GATCCTGAGCAAGTTCCTGGACGGTGACGAGGAGGACGCGCTGCCCTGGCACGAGTGCGTGGAGCCCTGCCTGTCCTCCCTGAGCGCCCAGAGCAGCGACCGGGAG GTGGTGCAGGAGGTCGTTGGCTTCCTGCACCGCCTGGCCACCGCCAGCAAGGACTGCGCGGTGGCCATGTGCCGCCTGGGCGCCCGCGAGGCTCTGTCCAAAGCCCTGGACAAGCACAGCATGGCCCAGCCACTGGGGCCAGCCCTGCTCGACCTGCTGACGGGCTGCGAGGAGTGCGCCGGCCTCTACAAGAAGCTGACGAGCAGCATCTTGGCTGGCTGCATCCAG CTGGTGCTGGGGCAGATAGAGGAGCACCGCCGGAGCCAGCAGCCCATCAGCATCCCATTCTTCGACGTCTTTCTGCGCAACCTGTGCCGAG GCTCCAGCGTGAAGATGAAGGAGGACAAGTGCTGGGAGAAGGTGCAGGTGTCCTCCAACCCGCACCGGGCCAGCAAGCTCACGGACAGGAACCCCAAGACGTACTGGGAGTCAAACGGCAGCAGCGGCTCCCACTTCATCACTGTGCACATGCAGCGTGGAGTGGTGGTCAG GGAGATGAGCATGCTGGTGGCCAGCGAGGACTCCAGCTACATGCCGTCCCGCGTCGTGGTGCTGGGGGGCGAGAGCCCCGCCGCCGTTGGAACGGAGCTCAACGCC gTGACCGTCCTGCCCTCGGACAGCAGAGTGATCCTGCTGGAGAACATGACCCGCTTCTGGCCCATCATCCAGATCCGGGTGAAGCGGTGCCAGCAG GGCGGCATTGACACACGCGTGCGTGGCATCGAGGTGCTGGGTCCCAAGCCCACGTTCTGGCCCATCTTCAAGGAGCAGCTGTGCCAGCGGACGTTCCTCTCCTGCACTGCTCGGGCCCGTGCCTGGTGCCAGGAGATCTGCCAGGACCGGGGGCGACTGCTGCAGCTCTTTGGCAG GCTGAACCGGGCGCTGCAGCACGAGCAGGGCTTCGCCGACCGCTTCCTTCCTGACGATGAGGCGGCCCGAGCCTTGGGCAGGACGTGCTGGGAGGCCCTGGTGACCCCCTTGGTGCAGAGCATCACCAGCCCAG ACCCCCGCGGTGTCAGCCCCCTGGCCTGGCTGCTGGGTGAGTACCTGGAGAGCGTGGAGCCACCGCGCTGTGGCGTGGGCTGCGGTGCCGTCTTTGGTTCCCGCGTGCGGCGCCTGACCCAGCTCCTGGTGCACGTGGACCCCGGCGgcccggaggcagcggaggcGAGAGCTGATG GCGGGAAGGAGGGGAAGCAGAAGGAGGTGCCGGCCAGGGCTGCGAGGGCGGTGGCGGAGAAGCGGAGCAGCCTGCAGGGCATCGCGCAGTGCTGGCGTGGCGTGGTGCAGCAGCAG GTGCAGCGGTTCCTGGAGGCGGCAGGGCAGGCGCCGGACCTGGTGGAGCGGTACTGCGGGCTGTACCAGCGCCTGCGCGGTGCCACGGAGGAGCTCTTTGGGCAGCAGGCCGCCTTCCTGCTGGCGCTGGGCCAGGGCTTCGCAGGGGCTTTGCTGCAGCTCTCCTTCCTCGCCGCCCTGCAC GTGAGCGAGCGGTTTGCCCGCTACCTGGACGGGCAGATCCAGGAGCTCCACGGGGCTGGAGGCAGCGCAGGGCCGCCGCGGCGGCTGCAGCAGATGCTGGAGCCCTTCGTCGTCCTCAGCGGCCTGGAGCTCGCCCACAGCTTCGAGCACTTCTACCG GCAGTACCTGGGGGCCCGGCTCCTGGTGCGAGGGCCGTCGTGGCTGGAAGGAGCCGTCGTGGAGCAGATCGGGCTGTGCTTCCCCCGCCGCTTCCCGCAGGAGATGCTGAGCGACATGGCCGAGTCAGAGGAGCTCCAGCGGCAGTTTGGCCTCTTCCAGCTGCAGGAGCGGGACAGGCGGCTGCTGGAGCCGGGCTCGGGCCCGGGCGAG GCGCCGGTGCCGGCCCCGGTGGCCAATGTGCCGGCGGTGGAGGTGCTGGCGCTGTCCCCGCGCTGCTGGCCCGTGTCCCCGTGCTGCTACATGGATGAGCCCGGGAGGTTTTTCCCGGCGGCGCTGAGCTCCCCCCTGGACGAATTCGCCGAGTTCTGCCGGCGGG GCCAGGGCCGGCTGGGCTGGGAGTGCACGAAGCCGCGGCGGCTGCAGTGGACGTGGCTGGGCCGTGCCGAGCTGCGGTTCGGAGACTGCGTCCTGCACGTCTCCACACTGCAGATGTACGTCCTGCTGTGCTTCAACAGTGCCCAG GAGGTGGCTGTGGAGGCCCTGCTGCGGGCCACGGGGCTCCCCGCGGAGCTGGTGCACCACGCGCTGACACCGCTGATCCATGGCGATGGCGTCCTGGTGCGGAGCTGCGCGCTGGGAG CTCCAGGTGTGCTGCGGCTGAACCAGGCAGCCCTGGCCCGTGCGTCCGGCCGCCACCTGAGGCTGCTGCCCCGGCAGAGCTACCTGCGGGCAGAGAGGGCTGAGGTCAGCGCCCTGGAAAGGAAGAGGAACGTCCTCTGCTGCCTCATCACCCGCATCCTCAAGGTGGAGAAGCAGCTCCACATCGACAACCTGGTGTTCAGG GTGATTGATGCCTGTCAGAAGGGCGAgttggggccagggctgcagttcctgaggttctgctgccacagcgtggacgtgctgtcctgcaTCCTGCGCCTGCTGAACCAGGGCTATCTCCGGCGCCAGGAGGAGAGGCCTCACGTCTTGGAGTACGTCTTTGCTGAATCCACAACACCTCTTGGGGGCCAGGCACAGATGGTTTTCCAGAGCAGGCTACCAGAGGCATCTCCAGACGAGGACAGCGTAGACTGCCCATATTG GTTGAATCCTGGCGTAGGCAGGTCGGAGGACTTTCTCATGGCAATGCTGCAGGTGCCAATGGGGCACACACTTAGTCCAGAGGAGGCGAAGCTGCTCATGAACCAGACAGTTCAGCAGGTCCAGGATACTCTGAGCATCCCGGATGATGTTGCTCGGCACCTCCTCATGCACTGCAGGTGGAATGTGGATTTCCTGATCCAGTGCTATGTGGAGAACCATGAGACCCTGCTCATCTCCTCGGGGCTGCAAGTGCAGGATGCCCAGCCCCCCCCAAGCCCAGGAACACACTGCCCAGTCTGTGTGAACCAGCTGTGTCCCACTGAGAAGCCACCAACTCTCTGCTGCATGCACTACTGCTGCAAG CTCTGTTGGCGTGAGTATCTCACAACTCGCATTGAGCAGAACATGGTTGTCAACTGCACCTGTCCCATATCTGAGTGCCGTGCACAGCCAACTACAGCCTTCATTCGTTCCATCGTTTCCTCTGAGGAGATTATAGCTAAG TATGAAAAAGCCCTCCTCAGAGGCTATGTTGAGTGTTGCTCCAACCTGACATGGTGCACCAACCCTCAGGGCTGCGATCAGATCCTCCTTAAGGATGGACTTGGTTATGGGGTAGCCTGTTCCAAGTGCTCCTGGATATCCTGCTTCAACTGCAACTTTCCAGAG GCCCACTatcctgccagctgcagccacaTGTCTCAGTGGGTGGATGACGATGGGTACTATGAGGGGATGACAAGTGAAGCCCAGAGCAAACATCTGGCTAAGCTCATTTCGAAGCACTGCCCAAGCTGCCAGGCTCAGATAGAGAAGAATGAGGGGTGCCTGCA TATGACGTGTGCAAAGTGTAACCATGGCTTCTGCTGGCGTTGCCTCAAGCCCTGGAGGCCGACTCATAAGGATTATTACAACTGCTCCGCTATG GTGAGTAAAGCAGCTTGGCAGGAGAAGCGTTTTCAGGATTACAATGAGAGATGCACCTTTCATCATCGTGCAAGG GAATTTGCCGTGAGTCTGAGGAACAGGGTTTCTTCCATCAGAGAGATGCCAAAAATTAGGACTTTGACCTTTGTTCTTGATGCCTGCAAAGTGCTAGAACAGGCACGGAAG GTGCTGGCCTACTCCTGTGTGTACAGCTACTATAACCAGGACACTGAGAGCATGGATATTGTGGAACAGCAGACTGAGAGCTTAGAGCTGCACACTAATGCTCTGCAGATCCTTCTGG CAGGACTTCCACGTTGGGCTCCAGACTTTGGCAGATCCTGGTCAGAGAAAGGTGAAACTCTCAAATGTGCCTACCTCAGCCCCTGCCTGTATAGG GCCAAAACGTACCATCTTGTGTGA